AAGTGAATATCATTGTAGATAAGGACTTTTTCTCTCGTAATCACTCACTGATAAGTGTTACCACCTGAAATTCTTGTCTTGTTGTTAAGGTACCAAGTGTAATGCGAGTGATCTTACTGATAATATTTATATTAGATGGCATGGATGTGTTAATTTTTTAGTCAATATTTCAGTCAAATTATTTATATCGTTCGTAACAAAATTATGAATATGATTCTaagatatttctttttttttcacttgtaaaTTCACTTTATGTTTATGCTGAATTAtctttatgtgtgtatgtttgtaaaTATGTATTCCTGGTTGAGGTGTAATCaacaatttattattttttttgtgtgtgtgttttactatgCAGttcatacttgtttttgattCATTTCACTGAAGCAAGAATTCTAATGATccattgtttatattttttatccatttttttaaaTGATAACGTTCATAGTTTTTACGcccatcgtaaaaaaaaaaaaaaaaaaaaatgtaagtctCACTTTCTAGGTGTGGAATAGTTGGCAGTGATAGAAGTCTGTGACTAGTAGAGACAAGGATAAAGGTAAGAAGACAATTTGCACGCACTTAACCGCGCATGAATGCGATAGCtgaatagatggaggaaatcaGCGAGTCCTTTTTTGTACTCAAAACAAGCGAATTGAGGATGTTGATCTTCCTGTTCCTATGCACtgggtttttttctttaagtgttGCAAAAGCATTAGTTTTTGAGTCTCTGCATATAggttgttatttatattttgtatccttatggaggaaaaataaattcaGCTTTTAGTTTGAAGAACAGTCTCATTgaattaataagaaaataaataaaaaataaataaataatgtttctATAAGAGTGTGGCTTATTAGAATGTTATGCAATTTTTAAGGGGAACTATCCAAAACCAGAAATATCTTAAAACTTCTAGTACACATTCAAGAGTCTCGTCATGACAACGCCAAGAACCCACAGAACCCACAGAAAATTTcaagacaccaccatcactaacttTAAGAATGTGATGGACCAACATCGCAGGAACATCAACGaatgaaaccagaaaaaaaaaaaaaaccggttaACTTCATCGGAAATCACATAAAACACCAGCGGCTTCGTAAGGGTTACATAAAGTTCACCCGCAAccaaaaagaactaaaaaattTTGACTAAACTGCCACACCATCTCCAAACCGAAGAAATACGAAAAGAGAGTCGAGTGCGAAATACTCATCGACaacattaaattaaattaaattaaattaattaaatgtaCTTTGAAGCATCCAAACAACTGAAGGATGTTCGCAgcataacaaaacgaaaaacagATAAGGCGGCAGTCTACCTCCTCATGAATACTTCCGAGTATATCAACAAGATCAGTGACATTCTAAAGGATAACACAGGTTGTCAACATAACAGGAGATCCGATGGAAgctctgagaaaaaaaaaaaaaaattatgtcacCTCTAACACCAAAAGCAACAACGTTAAGTATAACAACCTCACGGAAGAGTACAGCACAGATTTCTGTTATGGCAATGTAAAAAACGCTCAAGTCGGAAAACAAGCTGAGACCTATTATCTCGCACATGCTCACTCATACAGCATCGATAAAAGGTTCTGTGCCATTGTGAACCCCCATGTACGAGCTACTTATAGTGTGAATTCAGCCGCGGATATCCTGTACATCCTCAAAACCACGAATGCAAGAGGAAGCTTTGCATCACTAGACGTAGAGTCCCTCTTCTCAAATGTCCCAGTTCAGCAAACCATCATCTACATAACTCATCGTGTGTACGCCGAGGACAGCACCTGTACTCTGAACATCACTGAAAAAAAGCTCCGCGATCTCTTCGAATGTTGCACCCAAGAGGCACCCTTCACCTGCCccagcggaaaaaaaaagtataaacaaAATTATTCATGGTTTTCCTATGGGGTCTTCATTTGGAGTACTACTAGTGAACTATTTTATGGGGAGTGTGGAAGTGATAGAgttcaagaaaataaagaaactagaGATGTACTTCTGATACAACGATATCttcatgtaaaaaataaatgaataaataaatgaataaataaacacgaagaaaaagtaaaacaacTGAGAAGCTGCCAGCAAGAGCCGGCGGAACTAAACTTCACCATCGAACACATCGTCAACAGAGCAATACCGTTCCTGGACATCCTGATAAGACAAGACCAAGAAATATTCGACACCGACGTCTATGTGAAATCCACAAAACCTGGCCTTTGCCTGAACAGGAACGCTTCAAGGATTCTACCATCACAGCATATATACGGAGGACACTCACACGCTGTAGCACATGGAATGAAGTCCATTTGAGAAATAGAACGCTCTTCGCATGTGATATTAATATTAAATAATGGCttaatgaaataaattattaaaaagtatatatatatatatatatatatatatatatatatacgtatatatatatatatatatatatatatatatatatatatatatatatatatatatatatatatatatatatatatatatatatatatatatatatatatatatatatatatatatatatatatatatacatatatatatatatttacaatcGCATAATGAGAAATATTGTCCCCTGATACATGCTTAGGGGAGacacaatgaagaaagaagtcATAGTCCTGAGGGCGTGGAGGAGCAATATATTCAAGACCAATGTAGTTGTAATTTAAAGGATATTTGGACAATGAAATTTATATTAGAATATCTTAAACAGTTAACGGTGGCTGATTTTCAATCGACTTATTATTTTTAACGGTTTatcactgtttttcttccttaatctcTGTAGATTGCATAAGAGATACCCTTATGCAATAATGTAATGTTAAATTTAAGTTTTAtgatatttatttagtttatcaTGGAGATACACGACTGTATTTAAATTTCATGATATGGGTAACAGAAATTTGAAAACGTCATTACACggataatattatgaaaaaaaaaatgttgagaacGATTGAAATAGTCGATAGAACTCTTCAAGATACAACGAGCAGCTTGATAACCTTGATCAAATGTAGATTCAGGTGACGATTATAAGTGGAATGGTATCATCTTTCCAAGTTATTGTATTGTGTGTTTAGAAGAGGAATAATTGAAAATCACATTtagaaaatatttgatttttttcttttattgtaatCAATCAAATTTAAGGAGGTTCACTATCATTTCCGAAAGGAAATGCCTATcttggaaaaggaaaaacaattagCTGTCAGGAAGTCagtgaattaataaaaaaaaaaaaaatggtagattACTTGTAAGTATTGAGCTATATAAGTAAAATTAGTGCGGATGAACAAAATTTAAAGAAATGGAAACCATTCATGATTATTGACAAATAGTGATAAATGTGTCCTATAACCATATGACTGACTCTTGCAGTTCAGATGGGTACAGTTAGTTATGAGGAATGGGAATGAAGACATTGTGATTGTAGACCTTGACCATGGTCTCCTTGATGTTGGGCACCTCGTCGACAATGTGTTCGTCAGGAACACGACGGTCCAACGGGTAGCCGAATGGCCTCTTGTCGGGCTGGACGCCGCGGACACCgtagtggtggtatttgttCATGGTAATGATGCTCTCGTCATTGACGTCCTGCTGAGCATCAGTGACAGCCACTAGCAGTCTAAACTGCACACCCTCCTCGTTACCCTTGGGCAAAAGCAGTCTGTTAGGAATGCCAGTGGCGCTCTCGTACATCTCTAGGGTCTGATGAGACTCGGTCATCTCAACGAGAGTCTTATACGTCGGGACGTCAGGTACAGTGATGGAAGCCTCTGAACTCTTGCGTGTGATCTCGTTGTCTCCCGGAGTCACTGTAGAAGAAACAGGACAAAATCGTTACGATAATCAATAAAAGAGGtataggatagaaaaaaaaaaaggaaaagataaaaaacattaACTAATGAACATTACTGCAAAATAACTTACGAGTCTTCACGAAGAGGTCCATCTCGATAGCAAGCCAGCGGCCTTCGTCAAAGGGGATGATGGCACCGTTACCGTCGCGGTACGGCATGGCGAGGATGCGAATGACAGACTTCTTTGGGGAGCCATTGTTGTTCTGCACTTTAATCTTATAGGTGAACTCCTTATGGTTGAGGCGAGGCATTGTTGCATAGATGTCATAGAACTCGGTCTGAGTGGTGTTGTCGTTGAAGGCGTTGATCAGGTCGTATTTGTACTCCTCAAAGTAAGTTTCAAGGTTGCCTTGGATCTGGATGTCCGCCACAGTTATGCCCGGGAATACGAGTTGTTCCTTggtgtaaggaggaagagagtcgaTGTGCTCCCTGAAGATGTTGTCTATTCTCTTGTGCAGTCTCCAGGCAGCGGGATCGCGTGGGAGGGTCTCCAAGTGTGCGAGCACGCCGGGGGGAGTGTCGTACTTATTCTTGGGGTCGGTCTGGTGGTCAAGCAATGTGTAGGCCAGGGTGGTGAGATTGCCGTAGTACTTGCGGTTGGGGCTGTACATAGAGGACTGAATGATGTCACCCAAGATGTCAATGCCGTGGTCGTTTTCGATGTTGATCTTGTTTCCCTGCTCGTCCTCCACGTAACCGTGAGCGATGGCATCGTGGATGCGGTCTTCCATGTGAACGATTTCGTGAATTCTGCCTATCTTGTCTACGTCATGGAGGTGGATGTCGTCATTGCGGATGGGGAAGGGTGGACCGAACTTGTAGGTGGTCTGCGGAGTAAATCCTTCTTTCAGGGGCTCGTCGAGCTTCAGCTCCTGTAGAGGAGGCAGGTAATTGGAGATGCGCTCAGCCTCGTAACGGTTGAGGAGCTGGTGATAGGCATAGAAGaagttctctcccttcctatcaATGTGGTAGCCGTAGGTGTCTTTCCACCAGAATGGATTCTCCAAGTGAATCATCAAATGGTGAGTGCCAACGCCAACATCTTCACGGTAGTATGCGACTCTATGTTCGATGTCGTTAGGTGTACCAGTGAAGTTATTTTGGAAGATTATGTTGCGAAGCCTCATCTCTTTGGCCTCGTAGGCTTCCTCGATGACCTGGGTCTTGGTGAAGTGGTGTGGCTTTACCTCGTACATGGCGGGCAGAACGACATGCTGGGTGAGAGGAGAGTGCTTGATGGCATGGTAGGCAGCATAGATGAattcttcctcattcactcGCTCCCTGAAGTAAGCTCCATTGCTGGCGACGCAGTTCCAGTCCTTGCAC
This window of the Scylla paramamosain isolate STU-SP2022 chromosome 1, ASM3559412v1, whole genome shotgun sequence genome carries:
- the LOC135105610 gene encoding pseudohemocyanin-2-like, with product MKLLVVITLVAISAAAAWPSYMSDEPDGVSTHQKQHDVNYAFYKIFEPLRDNRLAGKAASFNPVGDISMYKDGGVAVRHLMDELTHGRLLEKKHWAVATNKRHLEEAIMLFEVFMQCKDWNCVASNGAYFRERVNEEEFIYAAYHAIKHSPLTQHVVLPAMYEVKPHHFTKTQVIEEAYEAKEMRLRNIIFQNNFTGTPNDIEHRVAYYREDVGVGTHHLMIHLENPFWWKDTYGYHIDRKGENFFYAYHQLLNRYEAERISNYLPPLQELKLDEPLKEGFTPQTTYKFGPPFPIRNDDIHLHDVDKIGRIHEIVHMEDRIHDAIAHGYVEDEQGNKINIENDHGIDILGDIIQSSMYSPNRKYYGNLTTLAYTLLDHQTDPKNKYDTPPGVLAHLETLPRDPAAWRLHKRIDNIFREHIDSLPPYTKEQLVFPGITVADIQIQGNLETYFEEYKYDLINAFNDNTTQTEFYDIYATMPRLNHKEFTYKIKVQNNNGSPKKSVIRILAMPYRDGNGAIIPFDEGRWLAIEMDLFVKTLTPGDNEITRKSSEASITVPDVPTYKTLVEMTESHQTLEMYESATGIPNRLLLPKGNEEGVQFRLLVAVTDAQQDVNDESIITMNKYHHYGVRGVQPDKRPFGYPLDRRVPDEHIVDEVPNIKETMVKVYNHNVFIPIPHN